A part of Limihaloglobus sulfuriphilus genomic DNA contains:
- a CDS encoding PEP-CTERM sorting domain-containing protein: MKKTVFTLALAAVFIAASPAAVVDFGNVSDWESSTFTLGGLEFGSFTVLSSATGGGSEVDASGVAIKGEVDGDKVRLYFSGGWTADQGETVDTLINFDVTSLSAPIVGNTLRLDAYGVTGTGRALITENSIDDMDNIIANKLVYSRPSGVQNRDTADYSPGQMHVEITKNVFVGGGTDGLAHISGFSQSFVVPEPVTLAMLALGGLVIRRRR, translated from the coding sequence ATGAAGAAGACAGTTTTTACCTTAGCCCTTGCAGCGGTATTTATCGCAGCATCCCCGGCAGCGGTTGTCGATTTCGGCAATGTCAGCGACTGGGAGAGCAGCACCTTTACCCTTGGCGGCCTTGAGTTCGGCAGCTTTACCGTCCTCTCAAGCGCAACCGGCGGCGGCTCGGAAGTAGATGCTTCCGGCGTAGCGATCAAAGGTGAAGTTGACGGCGACAAAGTACGCCTCTACTTCAGCGGCGGCTGGACGGCAGACCAGGGTGAGACCGTGGATACGCTGATAAACTTTGATGTTACATCATTGTCAGCCCCCATAGTCGGCAATACCCTGAGACTGGACGCTTACGGCGTAACCGGCACAGGCAGAGCCCTTATCACAGAAAATTCAATAGATGATATGGACAATATAATCGCCAACAAGCTGGTTTACAGCCGTCCCTCTGGCGTACAGAACAGAGACACAGCCGACTACAGCCCCGGCCAGATGCATGTAGAGATAACCAAGAATGTATTTGTCGGCGGCGGCACCGACGGCCTTGCCCACATAAGCGGCTTCAGCCAGAGCTTTGTGGTTCCCGAGCCTGTAACGCTTGCAATGCTTGCCCTTGGCGGTCTGGTAATACGCCGCAGACGCTAA
- a CDS encoding PEP-CTERM sorting domain-containing protein, whose amino-acid sequence MKKTLITLAAVLIAVSAVSAIPVKTAALSSAGNIDLFADDTMIELKDPEMGELYQVDESAVISGVLTNNCLYWALGLEVEGSEMPVAVSTEGYEASGGLEFVLEGFMPASGVEVNAASSSYISLSDSGSWFRPLAARTVFEGLGLSGAGIVNVYGYTDNGSAYLGSFEVVPEPSMLALFGIGGLILSRRRKA is encoded by the coding sequence ATGAAGAAGACACTTATCACATTAGCAGCAGTATTAATCGCAGTATCCGCAGTATCAGCAATCCCTGTAAAAACGGCAGCCCTCTCCTCGGCAGGCAATATCGACCTGTTCGCGGACGATACAATGATTGAGCTTAAAGACCCTGAGATGGGCGAGCTCTATCAGGTTGACGAGAGTGCGGTTATCTCCGGCGTTCTTACGAATAACTGCCTGTACTGGGCACTTGGCCTCGAGGTTGAAGGTTCAGAGATGCCGGTAGCAGTATCGACCGAAGGCTATGAAGCCTCAGGCGGACTTGAATTTGTCCTTGAAGGCTTTATGCCGGCGTCAGGCGTAGAAGTAAACGCAGCGAGTTCATCATATATCTCTCTGAGCGACAGCGGCAGCTGGTTCCGTCCTTTAGCGGCCCGCACCGTGTTTGAAGGTCTTGGCCTCTCTGGAGCAGGCATCGTGAATGTTTACGGCTACACCGACAACGGCAGTGCCTACCTTGGCAGCTTCGAAGTAGTTCCGGAACCCTCAATGCTTGCACTGTTTGGAATCGGCGGACTGATCCTTAGCCGCCGCCGCAAGGCATAA
- a CDS encoding aspartate-semialdehyde dehydrogenase, which produces MSCNIAIAGVTGAVGQEFLRILEERDFPFSSVKMLASARSHGKKLTFKGREYTVEEMTDKSFDGVDIALFSAGGSRSREFADAVKKAGAVMVDNSSAFRMDPDTPLVVPEVNPEAIKDHKGIIANPNCSTIIALVPIWPLHNANPVKRMVVSTYQAASGAGQAAMDELALQSKDILAGREARCEAFPYQIAFNLFCHNSDLKPNGYNEEEMKMVNETRKIFSCPDIAITCTCVRVPVMRAHSESINLEFDSPITADEVRELLSTAPGVTVLDDRENNRFPMPIDADGKDDVYVGHIRQDESIPDNRGINLWVCGDQIRKGAALNAVQIAERLV; this is translated from the coding sequence ATGTCTTGTAATATAGCTATTGCCGGTGTAACCGGAGCAGTAGGCCAGGAATTTTTGAGAATCCTTGAAGAGCGTGATTTTCCTTTCAGCTCTGTTAAAATGCTTGCCAGCGCGCGTTCGCACGGCAAGAAACTGACCTTTAAGGGCAGAGAATATACAGTAGAAGAAATGACTGACAAAAGTTTTGACGGCGTGGATATAGCGTTGTTTTCAGCGGGAGGCAGCCGCAGCCGCGAATTCGCCGACGCTGTTAAGAAAGCCGGCGCGGTCATGGTTGACAATTCCTCTGCGTTCCGTATGGACCCCGACACCCCTCTGGTTGTACCAGAGGTCAACCCCGAGGCCATAAAAGATCACAAAGGTATTATAGCAAACCCGAACTGTTCAACAATCATTGCGCTTGTTCCGATATGGCCTCTGCACAATGCCAATCCCGTAAAACGTATGGTGGTAAGCACATACCAGGCCGCCAGCGGCGCCGGCCAGGCGGCAATGGACGAGCTTGCTCTTCAGTCAAAGGATATCCTTGCCGGCCGCGAGGCCAGGTGCGAGGCGTTCCCGTATCAGATAGCGTTTAATTTGTTCTGCCATAACTCAGACCTCAAGCCCAACGGGTATAATGAGGAGGAAATGAAGATGGTTAACGAGACACGCAAGATATTCAGCTGTCCGGATATAGCTATAACCTGCACCTGTGTGCGGGTTCCGGTAATGCGGGCGCACAGCGAGAGCATAAATCTCGAGTTTGACTCGCCCATCACAGCCGACGAGGTTCGTGAGCTGTTGAGCACTGCTCCGGGAGTTACAGTTCTCGATGACCGTGAAAATAACCGTTTCCCGATGCCAATAGATGCTGACGGCAAAGACGATGTTTATGTAGGTCATATCCGCCAGGATGAGTCCATCCCTGATAACCGCGGCATAAATCTATGGGTTTGCGGCGATCAGATACGAAAGGGCGCGGCACTCAACGCTGTTCAGATCGCAGAGAGGCTTGTTTAG
- the truA gene encoding tRNA pseudouridine(38-40) synthase TruA: protein MAELNIKLTVAYDGTAYHGWANQPGLKTIHGTLVECFSRLFGRKVGICGASRTDAGVHALGQTANICIDTPIPVANMQSAMNSYLPKDIAVTSVEVAPRGFDPINHATGKHYRYTLNTAKVRPVHSINYCWHYPYTLDTDKMDRAGRLMRCTHDFRTFASAKDHRRDSIRTLSRVDVRREGDWIYIDVEGNRFMYNMVRNIAGTLVDIGRGRWVPEDITEMLEARDRRCAGQLAPPQGLCLVKVYY, encoded by the coding sequence ATGGCAGAGCTGAATATCAAACTTACCGTTGCCTATGATGGGACGGCCTATCATGGCTGGGCGAACCAGCCGGGTCTCAAGACGATACACGGCACTCTTGTGGAGTGTTTTAGCAGACTTTTCGGGCGTAAAGTCGGAATCTGCGGAGCCAGCCGCACAGATGCCGGAGTTCACGCTCTGGGGCAGACGGCAAATATATGCATTGATACGCCGATACCGGTGGCAAATATGCAGTCTGCCATGAATTCCTATCTGCCCAAAGATATAGCGGTTACTTCTGTTGAAGTTGCGCCCCGGGGGTTTGATCCTATCAACCACGCGACGGGTAAACATTACCGATATACGCTCAATACCGCTAAGGTAAGGCCTGTACATTCAATAAACTACTGCTGGCATTACCCTTATACGCTTGATACGGATAAGATGGACAGAGCCGGCCGGCTTATGAGATGTACTCATGATTTCAGGACTTTTGCCTCGGCAAAGGATCACCGCAGAGATTCTATCCGCACTCTTTCACGTGTTGATGTCAGGCGTGAGGGTGATTGGATATATATTGACGTGGAGGGCAACCGTTTTATGTACAACATGGTTCGCAATATTGCCGGCACACTGGTGGATATAGGTAGGGGCAGATGGGTGCCGGAGGATATAACCGAAATGCTTGAAGCCCGTGACAGGCGATGTGCCGGCCAGCTGGCTCCGCCGCAGGGGCTTTGTCTGGTCAAGGTCTATTACTGA